A DNA window from Arachis hypogaea cultivar Tifrunner chromosome 18, arahy.Tifrunner.gnm2.J5K5, whole genome shotgun sequence contains the following coding sequences:
- the LOC112772995 gene encoding thylakoid lumenal 17.9 kDa protein, chloroplastic yields the protein MSFMILSFLPPLTSSSSSSSSSSSTNTNNLLPTLKKTHPHNPKLGGQSRVLPNLLSLALAASTLTSPFHYSLAIPSLNSQSFPPPISPTTPFSQSKNLQLGLENGKIRPCPSFNPGCISTNAKSSSFALPWTIPENSSDNAIEKLREAILKTQKNVKFQAVEDTPDGQYLQAEVDGGFDRDVFEFLVKGDVVLYRCMATKVTYVYPFTTAFGDSKGQESRLKQIGDQLGWYAPTFDSMQEQE from the exons ATGAGTTTTATGATTCTATCATTCCTCCCTCctcttacttcttcttcttcttcttcttcttcttcttcttccacaaacACCAACAATCTTCTTCCAACACTGAAGAAAACTCACCCTCATAATCCAAAACTTGGTGGACAAAGCAGGGTCCTACCTAATCTTCTGTCTTTGGCCCTTGCAGCTTCAACATTAACCTCTCCCTTCCATTATTCACTTGCAATTCCTTCCCTCAATTCTCAATCATTCCCTCCACCAATCTCTCCCACAACTCCTTTCTCTCAATCCAAGAACTTACAGCTTGGACTGGAAAATGG AAAAATTAGACCATGCCCATCATTCAATCCAGGATGTATATCAACAAATGCTAAGTCTTCATCATTTGCACTCCCTTGGACAATTCCAGAAAATTCCTCAGACAATGCTATTGAG AAATTGCGGGAAGCAATACTAAAGACTCAGAAAAATGTGAAATTTCAGGCTGTGGAAGATACCCCTGATG GGCAATATCTGCAAGCAGAAGTTGATGGAGGGTTTGATAGAGATGTATTTGAGTTTCTAGTGAAAGGTGATGTGGTTTTATACAGATGTATGGCAACAAAAGTAACTTATGTATACCCTTTCACAACAGCATTTGGAGATTCTAAGGGTCAAGAATCAAGACTCAAGCAAATTGGAGACCAATTGGGATGGTATGCTCCAACTTTTGATTCCATGCAAGAACAAGAATAA